A window of Podarcis muralis chromosome 10, rPodMur119.hap1.1, whole genome shotgun sequence genomic DNA:
CTGACAGTGGCGTTATGAGTGGGCTGGAATGTAGCAAGGACCAGAACAGAGAggaccaaccatctcatcctttgggcagctcccaaggCTACGGGGTCCACCACACCACCTTGTCTTAGAATTCATGACATCATAAAACACATGAATCCAGGTTCTGTCCAGAGAGCATGTGGGCAGCCTGACATAATTGCTGCTTTAtgctcctccttctctctcttttttaattaaTATTAACAGAAGCACCAGGGCAAGATGCCCAAATGAGGATGCATCAATTTTTAAATATTCCTTCTTTTCAGCTtgccctttttttttgcaaaagtttGCATTCCTTTGTTTTCTCCTCAAGGAAGCCTTCCTGCCTCTAATAGcttcctaacaacaacaacaactttattatttataccccacccatctggctgggtttccccagccactctgggcaacttacaaaatatataaaacataataaagcagcaaacattaaaagcttcccaatacagggctgccttcagatgtgttctcaaagctgtatagttctttatctccttgacatctgaagggagggtgttccatagagagggtgccaccaccgagaaggccctgtgcctggttccctggttcCTAGACTATGCTCTTTAGCCATGCTGGCATCCTCTTGGCCCAGGTTGTATTTTTTCCTGAAGTGCAATATACATTATAGTTGAGATCTCCTTATTGTGATTTTGAATAACCCCTAAGTGTTCTGCAGGGTTTTTGCCTTTCACCTTCCTTTCTACCAGCTCCCTCATTTTTGGGAAGTCCCTTTCTTTGAAGTCAAAGGTGACTACAATGAACTTACTTTGCAATTGTCCAGTAcatatataaattgaatttgaCAGCACTGTGGTCACTCTTCCCAATTAGTtcagcaacactttcatctcTAACCAGATCCTGGCTGTCACTTGAGATAAAACTCAGAGTTTATGTTCTTCTGGTCAATTCCATTACTGTTTTAGGACAGTCATTAAGTGTATCTATAAATGTTAGCTCTTTGCTGTGTTTAGAAGACATATGCAGCCAGTCTAGAACATCTTCTCTTTGATTGCATTTTCCACCTCAAGATcactgtatatacagtatatacagtaTCTGAAAGACCTTCATATCTTGAGGTTAGAAACGATGCTCAGAAACTGCCATTGAAATTCTACTTAGTATTTGGATGAATACTAACATTTATAGAGCAGggatgtgggtagcgctgtgggttaaaccacagagcctaggacttgccgatcagaaggtcagtggttcgaatccccgcaacggggtgagctcccgttgctcagtccctgttcctgccaacctagcagtttgaaagcatgtcaaagtgcaagtagataaataggtactgctccagtgggaaggtaaacggcgtttccgtgcgctcctctggtttgccagaagtggcttagtcctgctggccacatgacccggaaggaagctgtacgccggctccctcggccagtaaagcgagatgagcgccacaaccccagagtcggccacgactggacctaatagtcaggggtccctttacctttagggatccagagcagattccaatgtatagttagcagagtaacaactttaacacgttgcaggatttatatatatatatattaaagaccagaggcaattgtatttcactcAGCAAatctttactgctactgaaggcaaatgagcataatgttcACAAATCCAATAgaatcaggattggcactgtccataagaaatccagttgctgcAGACTTGACCTAAACTTAGAATAACTTAAAATTCAAGGGCATGCAGTGCGTGCATGCACCTCTTTCTTGTTGTtgctaaaaagtgtggcacttgcggtaataacttcatggtgagtaccatgTCTAGGAAAAAAGCACCGGTTGGAAAGGTCATTTACTCCAACCTCCAGCAATGCAGCCATCTCAACTAAACCACCCAAGAGAGATGACAGAAAACCTCCTGCTCAATCATCTTGGCTCAGAAGCTTCTCGTATTGCCATAGTGTTGCCCGCCACCCCACGACCCTCGAACTCCCCATATATGACCGAGTGCAACCTCACCAACATATACATTAgaggaaattcacactaaaatgctgcatGTGtcgtccccccgcccccccccaatgaatgaaGAATTCTCAAACTGATATGGACATGCGGAGAACGGAACGTGAGACTGCGAAAATGAGGGAATGAAATGGACAGCTCCTCCCACTCATAATCTCGTACCAAGCAACAGAATAAGCAGGGAGAGCCGGCTGAGAAAGCACCAATTTATTGCAGATGTGCCCTGCACGTTACAGAACAGCTGCTGAGAGACAGCTGGACCCACAAGGTCTTCCCACGAAGGCTTCCGTGTGGATGCACAAGGGCACTGAAATGTCTGGGGTGCATTTGGGAACCCCCTTGCCCCTCTAGTGAGCCCCAGGGGGGCAGAGTCCAGGCAGCAGCGTTgggtcctctggagcagattgatCTCAGAAGCGAGCTTTGCCCCTACATGCAAATCTTGCCTGTTTCCTGCCCCATCCCTCCAGCAATTTCTGTGGCTTGCCAAAAAAgcgcatatatgtgtgtgtctgtatctCTATGTACTTAAAAGATAACAATTTTGTCCCTGGGAGACGGCTTGCGAGGTCTGATTTCATGTGCAGGAAGGGGAATGGAGCTGACAGCTGCAGCAGCTTGTACAGGGTTAGTTTgaaaagggcagggcagggagggcaGGGCAGCTGAGTGGCCAGGGGCCGGGATGGACTGTCCGGCTACTTGACTGGcctgttcttcctaatgttccagTAGTAAGTGCCCACCCAAGAAGGCTTACCAAAGGTCCACTTCTGCGTGAGCCTGGTCCTGGGGGGAGGCTTGGTCACCTGTATGTTCCATGAAGGGTATTCCTGCACAGTGTATGGTGGGTAGGTTCTGGGGGGCGGCCTAGTCAGCACCCACATATTCCACGCTGGCCGGGTCGGAGCCACGGTCCACGTCTGGGTCCAGCCGTAGGCCCCCCAGGGTGGCTGGGTTTGCACGGGCTGCAGGGGGGGCTCAGTCTCAGCTGGCGGCTGCtgccaaaggggagggggggttgtcatGATCGGCTGGGTGTAAGCCCAGTTCTCAAACTGCTGGATTTCATTGGGGGACGCCGGCCGCTGCCTGGTGGTTTTCTTCCAAGGGTTGGCAAAGGTCTCAAGCGGCATTTGGATGTAGGGGCCCGTGGGCCACCACACCTGGGATGTTGAGCTCTGTgtcgggggcgggggcgggggcggggctatTGTTGTAGGTTTCCCCACAAAGCCGCCCTGGAAGAAGTCCTCCTTGGTTGACCACTTTATCCAGTCAAGGAAGTGCTGTGTGGACGTGTAGATGCCCGGCTTCTGTGCCTTGGCACAGCCCGTCCCCCAGCTGGTGACTCCGATGACCCAGAAGCGCTCGGACCTCATTTCCCGGCACATGAGGGGGCCTCCGCTGTCACCCTGAGGCAGGAGGAAAAGATGGGAGACAAGTGAAGAGGGTGCAGCTGCACTCAGGAGAACTGGGTTGCACATCCGCCGGCAGCAGCACCAAGGAGCTCTCATGACGACCACAAAGGATGGAGGCATCCCTCATCTCACATGCAAGAGAGACGGGGTCACACGAAAAGCAGGGCTTCTGCAGATGGGCAGAGAATATCGCGCTGGGGTTGTTTCACTCAGGCTTTGCCTCAGCTCTATTTTAGTGGGGAGGTGAAATTCTGGGAAGGGCAGAGCAAAAGAGAGCCATACAACCGCCGGAAGCCACCTTACACTAAATCAGCCTGTTGCTCCAAttagctcagaactgtctacgttgattggcagcacctctccaggtcTGAGGGCTCATTCACTCTTCCTTTCTGCCCCGCTCTTTCCAGGCGCTCTTTCCATGTTTTAAAGCCTTGAATCTGAGGgaggatctacactcatggtttcaaatgttaaggaagggttaaggaatgacTCTGAAAATGTATATGGACACATGATGTCCCGCTTTTAACATTCATAATGTGTTATTAAGGCGTGGCACCAAAGGACACAGCAGAACAACCAGCAGCAGGAAGACTGCATTTTGATGAAAAAGACCAAGGTAAAAAACCACCACTTTAATTAACAAGAATGCCTTGTTAATTAACAAGTTCTGGATTTTAGAATGACATATCTAATAACCTTCTAATAatgttaaacaggtcagtgtagatccagcctacgTGTCTTTTTtgccccatgaaaacctgctctttagcactctaTTGAAGCAAacgtcaatttgggttttccaagGACTGTGTTTGCTTTCGCTGAGCTTTCCAGAATGGGGCTTTggagcaaaaaataaacaaaaggggctgatcagacacagagctttaaagcacagacctgtgcctggaaagagccgAGGAAAGGTAATTGTGGATAAGTCCCCAGGCAGAGAAGCTggttggagatgcccaaacctgggaccttctgcatgtaatggAGATTcggtggaccaatgttctgacttgggataaggcagcttcctatgttcccaatgCCAAAAAGATGAATAATCTGGGAGCAAGAGGACTCTGTGGTGGGAGAGGCAAACCTTGAAGGATGGGGAATTCTGAGGGACAGCCAAGCACATCTTCTGGAGCAGGCGAGAGAGAGCCCCGAATGATATCATTTGCCTGCCTTGCCCTCCTTGCTGAGAGCtgcagtgtggcgtagtggtcagactaggacctgagagaaacccgggttcaaatccccactcagccaggaagctcactgggtgagcttagggggccgtcactgcctctcagcccaacctacctcgtgGGGTTgtcatggggattaaatgaggagggagagaaccacgtCTGACACCTGGatctccttggagggaaaggcaGGAAGATAATAACATAGGCTGTCTgaatatgggatggaaagcggATTTCCCTGGATGGGGCAGAGTTAGGCCATTCCTCCAAGAGGAGGGGGCTTCCCTCGTACTGCCCCTCCCCCCGGCTTGCCTTCCTCCCTGGAGAAGCAGCCTCTGGCTTTGCGTCACTGCATACCTGGCAGCTATCGATGCCTCCTTGCTCGTGCCCAGCGCAGATGTTGTTGAGGTGGATGCGCTTATTGTACCAGCCAGTGCTGTTGCAGATGTGGGAAGGGATGAGGTTGACTTTGGCCTCTTGCAGGACATCCGAGGTCATGCCTGGCTCTGCAAGCAGGAAGTCTCGCTTTAGCATCTCGCCTCGGGACGCAACCTGGCTTCCAAGTCAAAACAACTGATCCGGGAACTCTCTGAACCAGCTCTCACctacctggtgtcctccaggtgGTTTTGGGCTATGATTCCCATTGGCCCCTCTTATCAGCTGGGAGGTCCTACAGCGTCTGGAGAAGCAATATCTGCTTCCCAGTCCTGCCATCTTTGGCCATCTGGCTGCACTCCTTGGTAGGTAGGAATATAGCAACCCACCAACCCTACCCAGTCCAGGAGCTGGGTGAACCACAACATTACTCTTAGTTTAGGGACTCCTAGTACATCCAAGAGGTGGCTGGTCTCCAGTTATGTACGCATAGGGTAGCAGATGTGGTGTCCTCCCACCAGGCATTGCCAGGCAACGCTTCCCCTGTGAGACCCTCTTTGATGTACATCCCATCCCCGGACTCTCACTTGACACATCTGTTACTCCCCAGCCGCTGACGTAGCAATGCGTCAGAGACATCACATCCACGTCCATGTCAGGCAAGCAGGCCGGCTGGATGTAGTCGCTGCAGTTGAACGGCGCGCTCATCTCCATCAAGGCGATGTCGTTGAGGTTTATCCGTTGGATATACTGCGGGTGTACGATCAGGTCCTTGATGGTGCGCGCCTGGGCGTTGGGGCCAGGGTCAGAAAGCTGGTTGGCTCCCATCACCAGCTTCCATTGATCGAGAAACCTGTAGCAGAGAAAGATGGAAAACTGGACTACCAAGGGGGAAGAAAGAGGTTCTCTTTGTACCGTGTGCCATTCATCTATGATTTTGGGGAGAGATTCAGGAGCCCCATGAAAAGCGGTTAGACTGAATGGTATTCCAAGGATGGTGTGAGGGAGGgacaattttaaattgttgttgtttgtttgtttgttgttgttgttgctgctgctgctgctattctcTTACTTATTAAgtttctatgccacccttcaccGGTGGAcgacagggcagtttgcaatataaaaacacagaaatacataacAAACGAAACAATAcccaccacagtttaaaaggctataaatggtttaattagccagagGCCTGAGAGAaggggaacgtttttgcctggtgcctaaagatatgtgatgatggcgccaggcgagcctccctggggagagcatcccacaagtggggagccaacacagaaaaggccctgttctcgtgttgccgccctctaggtcatgggtaggcaaactaaggcctgggggccggatctggcccaatcgccttctcaatctggcccatggatggtccaggaatcagtgtgtttttacatgagtagaatgtgtgcttttatttaaaatgcatctctgggttatttgtggggcatagaaattcattcaatttcccccccaaaatatagtccagcccccccccccccaaggtccgagggacagtggaccgaccctctgctgaaaaggtttgctgacccctgctctaggtagCTGAGGAAATATTCATATAATAACATCATATATAattgtaatataatataatataatataatataatataatataatataatataatatatatgctatatattatctcagtcggtagagcatgagactcgtaATCTCAGCATCGTGGTTTTGAGGATgaacaattcctgcattgcaggggttggaatagatgacccttgtggtcccttccaactctacagttctatgattctgtgatttgaaCATGGAAATTCCTGGCTGCCTACAGCACTGTTCAGGGCATTTTATGGAGAGAGATAAGTACCATGAGCGTGGCACCCAAATAATAATGCCAGCGATAACAATGGCCATTGCTTTtgctgttattattgttattagctTCTGTACAAGCAGCACATGTAGGGCAACCGTGCTTTCAGGGTGGCTAGCAGAACAGATCATAAGCAATCATTGCAATGCACCATACCCATGTGGAATTAATGATACAAAACAGTTCATAAAATCACAGGGTTCAGACTAGGCTTAGGTACCCCATAGACTTAAACTAGGTTAATGCTAATTTCACCTCCTCTGGGAACTGTAATGCTATGAGAGGTGACAAAATCTGTATCATGCCAGCACTTGCCACTCTGGTGccatccaaatgttttggactgcaactatCCAGAAGCACCCATTAATTCCTGGCTGATGAAGGACATCAATCTGGGGCTTTCTGGCACACACCTCACTGTACCAATTTTAAATGCCGATTTTAAATGCTGATCTTTAGCTAGAAACTACTACCtgagtttctttttttctcctccctcccaaccccctttccttttgtgccatgcctTTCAGATATGAAGGAGGGAACCACCGTCACGCCACTTGTTGCCTCACCGACTCCCTTTTTTTGGCTGTGGTGAGGGGCAAAAATCTTTTAAAGGATGTAATGAGCTATAATGATCTCTGGTAGGCAAGCAGCCTGATAAGCAACAATGTCTCTCCGACATTATGTAGGTTTATTTACAAGAAAAACACATCCAGAGCACGGCTTCCCACCTGTTCGTATTAACAGTGGTTGATCAGTCTGAATCACTGTCCCTCTCCCAACAGGAAGGACGCCAAAATCctgcctttcttttccttcccttccgTTGTTCTCTGAGCCCCTCCAGTCTTCTAGCACGGGGACTTCTAGTACTGCCTCCTCTCCACTCCCAGATGACGCAGCCTCAGACTCTGGCTTATCTGCTGGCTGCCTGGCAACGCTCTGGCAGCCTTCCAACTCTCCCTCTTCTTGAGAGCAAACAGCGTCTTCCCTGGGAAGGAGGGGGGCTGAACTGCCCTTCCTGGACTCTGACAGCCACTTCTCATTTGCAGAGTCGGCCTCTTACTCTCTTAGCTCAATTTCTGAGGCCGACTCTTCCGCTGTGCTCTGGGGGGCCATGTTCCTGACATGAGCTCCACAGCTCAGCCGGCATTACATCTGCCAGGCTGAATGATCTGCAGGGCCAGCACATCTGGAGACTCTACAGCAAAGTCCCCCACCCCTTGCTGCATGCAGCTGCCCCCGGTACTCTGCTCACCTTCTGTCTAAGAAGCAATGCGCTGCAGTGAGGACCCAGCGAGAGCTGATGAGGGAGCCTCCGCAGGTGTGCCTGTAGCCCTGGTTGGATGGGACCTGGATGCTGACGAGCCAGGGCCACGTCCCGGGGAGAGCCTGCGTGCCTCCGATAATCCGAACTGAGCCACCATGGCTGGGCGCCAAGGGACGTCTCCCGCAGACTCCACTGGAAAGGGACACAAAGCGCGGGCAGCCCACACATGCCATGTGTGACAGGTGAGAGGCACACGAGACCCGAAAGGTCCACTTTCTGCCACAGGAACCTGTCCAAGCCAAGCCTTCGCCAGAGGCCCTTTCCCAAGCAACCCCACCTTGGGATGTGAGGCAGGCAACTTTGTGGGGAAAGGACTTCTCTGTGATGGCACCCGAGTTGTTGTTGACATCGGtctttctcaagagacaatggggtGTACCTGCGTTAGCAggactgaagtgacctctccgggatcaagcctgggcaatgtgccCCTCTCGGCCTCGTTGATGTGTGTCAGAgaactgccattggctcaggggcaagaggggaaaaggtggatggattacagagagcccccaaagattgtgggaagcagcacttaatcggcagaggaaggaagccatgcctctagtggagaggagatgcagggctcggaagATGCAAGGCGgagccaggacaccttgcctgagcaaagcggggaggagggaggtccccctttacccaagccctccctgcgcagtaggttttcacgcagagaggggaggtgttggatgggggtcaagagactactctgctggggaaagtttaaggaccgcccactctcagattctgctagtgactgagccaGACATGGAATTGAGGCtttctgcactgtaaatgtttttgtaccaataataaagcctttgaaaagaccagtggggacttgcctgttcgctctcgagcaaccacatcAATAGGCATaacaatgtggtccaaaggagagcagagcaaGAGGTTTGGCACctgttgggctgcaggagttgctggaaggaggcatacaagatgccacccaaccaccttagggattccactccagatttgtatagggtttactcctgagccttttggtttaggaccagagtttttcttcttctctatgggttcccttcccaggtggatgagcagtatgtttctgagcacaattcaaagtgttggtgctgacctttaaagccctaaatggcctcagcccagtatacctgaaggagagtttccacccccatcgtccaggctggacactgaggtccagtgctgagggccttctggcggttccttcaccgcaagaagccaagttccagggaaccaggcagaaggccttcttggtagtggcacctgccctgtggaacgccctcccaccagatgtcaaagtgaaCAAAAACtacctaacttttagaagacatctgaaggcagccctgtttggggaagcttttaatgtttaataggttattgtattttagtgtgctgttggaagccaccctgagtggctggggaaatccagccagatgggtggggtataaataataaattatcatcatcatcatcaccaccaccaccacctgcccctcacttccctctccagcatgtgcagaaactgctttcttgaccgttggacccactcttggtttCTTCTGCTCCATCTGCTGGaatctgtcttcacatgcaggggaagcccctaactcacccaAGTTGTAAGAACGTGGcaacataagatgagcctacaggatcaggccaatggcccttccagtccagcatcatgttctcacggTGGCCGGCCAA
This region includes:
- the LOC114604853 gene encoding acrosin-like, with protein sequence MACVGCPRFVSLSSGVCGRRPLAPSHGGSVRIIGGTQALPGTWPWLVSIQVPSNQGYRHTCGGSLISSRWVLTAAHCFLDRRFLDQWKLVMGANQLSDPGPNAQARTIKDLIVHPQYIQRINLNDIALMEMSAPFNCSDYIQPACLPDMDVDVMSLTHCYVSGWGVTDVSKPGMTSDVLQEAKVNLIPSHICNSTGWYNKRIHLNNICAGHEQGGIDSCQGDSGGPLMCREMRSERFWVIGVTSWGTGCAKAQKPGIYTSTQHFLDWIKWSTKEDFFQGGFVGKPTTIAPPPPPPPTQSSTSQVWWPTGPYIQMPLETFANPWKKTTRQRPASPNEIQQFENWAYTQPIMTTPPPLWQQPPAETEPPLQPVQTQPPWGAYGWTQTWTVAPTRPAWNMWVLTRPPPRTYPPYTVQEYPSWNIQVTKPPPRTRLTQKWTFGKPSWVGTYYWNIRKNRPVK